One window of the Trifolium pratense cultivar HEN17-A07 linkage group LG2, ARS_RC_1.1, whole genome shotgun sequence genome contains the following:
- the LOC123904823 gene encoding uncharacterized protein LOC123904823: MENIDFTPNSHLAAIYYNQGNSNLFRINVDVTLVDLKNQLTELSCRLHGLDQRRVTEVVYRRPSVCSDGKLLLTKMKLHNDEDVISMMSIFSQFMTKGPIELDVNLVRSVEDILANMVAPGDGEVETINLADDF, from the coding sequence GAATATAGATTTTACACCTAACTCCCACCTAGCTGCAATTTACTACAATCAAGGCAATTCAAATCTGTTCAGAATCAATGTTGATGTTACACTAGTTGATCTGAAGAATCAACTGACCGAACTCAGCTGCCGTCTCCACGGACTAGATCAAAGAAGGGTGACGGAAGTAGTTTATCGTCGTCCGTCAGTTTGCTCAGATGGAAAGTTGTTATTGACCAAGATGAAACTTCACAACGACGAAGATGTCATATCAATGATGTCTATTTTTTCTCAATTCATGACAAAGGGACCGATCGAGCTAGACGTTAATTTGGTTAGATCCGTGGAAGATATTTTGGCAAACATGGTTGCACCCGGAGATGGTGAAGTTGAAACAATTAATTTAGCCGATGATTTTTaa